A single window of Chloracidobacterium thermophilum B DNA harbors:
- a CDS encoding bifunctional ADP-dependent NAD(P)H-hydrate dehydratase/NAD(P)H-hydrate epimerase, with protein sequence MQPILSAAHMAEVDRLTSEQFGIPGLLLMENAAVGATLAIEQHFGPVQRRRVRVFCGKGNNGGDGAAVARQLWMRGAQVEVLLFGKRETARGDARVNFDIVAQLAQASPQIRLVELQSESDFAALLNNSPSRFNLHVDALFGTGLARGLEGMFVKVVEYLNSTRPYVPVCSLDIPSGLAADLPHPVGVHVVADLTVTFTAPKVANVLPPAGHVNGKLRVVDIGSPESLLRATPNHRATLFLVTEEGVRAYLERTRRMPDAHKGHVGHVLLTAGSRGKTGAAALAGEGVLRAGAGLLTMAIPASAQALLVSQCLPEAMTLALPDDSHGRLTEEGLRAGFAAANQHTVCAIGPGLGTDPAVRRLVQWIVQEGQSPAVLDADALNCLAPWQTGRGTPERPIILTPHPGEMARLLGVSVNDVLVDRLGAARRLATTHHLFVVLKGYYTLIATPEGDVYINPTGNAGMATGGSGDVLTGIVAGLLAQTPHLPLEATLAAVYLHGKAGDLANEALGERSLVASDILRFLPQAFKFQSSAG encoded by the coding sequence GTGCAACCCATTCTCTCTGCGGCCCACATGGCCGAAGTTGATCGGCTCACCAGTGAGCAGTTTGGAATTCCCGGACTGTTGCTGATGGAAAATGCGGCCGTGGGTGCCACCCTGGCCATCGAGCAGCACTTTGGTCCGGTTCAGCGGCGGCGCGTCCGGGTGTTTTGCGGCAAAGGCAACAACGGCGGTGACGGCGCGGCCGTGGCGCGACAACTCTGGATGCGCGGCGCACAGGTCGAAGTGCTGCTCTTCGGGAAACGCGAGACGGCCCGTGGCGATGCGCGCGTCAATTTCGACATCGTGGCGCAGTTGGCGCAGGCGTCGCCGCAGATTCGGCTGGTGGAACTTCAGAGTGAAAGCGACTTCGCGGCCCTGCTCAACAACAGCCCCTCGCGGTTCAACCTGCACGTGGATGCCCTGTTCGGGACAGGACTGGCACGCGGTCTGGAAGGGATGTTTGTCAAGGTGGTGGAGTACCTCAACAGCACTCGCCCGTACGTCCCGGTTTGCTCTCTGGATATACCTTCCGGTCTGGCAGCCGATCTGCCCCATCCGGTGGGTGTCCACGTCGTGGCGGATTTGACCGTGACCTTTACGGCACCAAAGGTGGCCAACGTGCTGCCGCCGGCCGGACACGTCAACGGAAAACTGCGGGTGGTGGACATCGGTTCGCCGGAGTCTCTGCTACGCGCCACCCCGAATCACCGGGCGACGTTGTTTCTGGTCACGGAAGAGGGGGTGCGGGCGTACCTGGAGCGCACCCGCCGGATGCCGGATGCGCATAAAGGTCATGTCGGGCATGTGCTGCTGACGGCCGGGTCGCGTGGAAAAACCGGCGCGGCGGCACTGGCGGGCGAAGGCGTGCTGCGCGCCGGGGCCGGACTGCTCACCATGGCGATTCCGGCCAGCGCCCAGGCTCTGCTCGTCAGCCAGTGTCTGCCGGAAGCCATGACGCTCGCCTTGCCGGATGACAGCCACGGCCGGCTGACGGAAGAGGGCCTGCGCGCCGGTTTTGCGGCGGCAAATCAACATACGGTCTGTGCCATTGGGCCCGGATTGGGTACGGACCCGGCCGTGCGTCGCCTTGTGCAGTGGATTGTGCAGGAAGGGCAGTCGCCTGCGGTGCTCGATGCCGATGCCCTCAACTGCCTGGCGCCCTGGCAGACCGGACGCGGCACACCGGAGCGCCCCATCATCCTGACGCCCCATCCGGGAGAGATGGCGCGGCTGCTGGGGGTGTCCGTCAATGATGTGCTGGTTGACCGGCTGGGCGCGGCCCGTCGCCTGGCTACGACCCACCATCTGTTTGTGGTGCTCAAGGGGTACTACACGCTGATTGCGACGCCGGAAGGTGACGTGTACATCAACCCGACGGGCAACGCCGGCATGGCCACGGGAGGTAGTGGTGATGTTCTGACCGGCATCGTGGCCGGTTTGCTGGCACAGACGCCCCATCTTCCCCTTGAAGCCACTCTGGCTGCGGTCTATCTGCAC